TGGACCGCATCTTTGAGGAGATGGGCTTGATGTCCCGCGGCTCGTCCTTCCGCGACGAAGACCCGGCCTTTGAGCACATGTTCCGCAACCTCTGGGCCGACAACGCCGACGTTGTGTCCAACTCGTACTCCGGCACCGGAGCCATGAAGACAGACGTCACCCGCACCGGCAACCGCACAAAGGTCGGCGCTCTTCAGGATGCCCGCATTGGCGTCACCCGCTACTTCAAGAACAACTTCTTCGACGGTCCCCGCCAGGACTCGTACGACCTGTTCCTCGGCGTATTCCTCCCTGGTACCGCAAATATTGGAGGCTCCCTGGTCTTTGCCGACCGCCGCCCCATTCTCATCCAGTCGGTCCCTTACCTCCTCGCTTTCAGCATCTTCCTCGTTCTTGTCGGTCTCTTCTCCAAAAGCGAGGCCGTCGTCACCATCCGTGTCTTCATCCTCTTCTGGCTCGCCGTCGCCGTCTGGTCTGCCAGCTTCGTCTTTAGCCACGGCATGCTTTACGTAAGTCACAGCCATCATGCTACCCCTTTTCCCTGTCCATGTTCAATCCAGCTGACAACCTATCTCAGGTCAACTGGCCTAAGCTCAACCCCAGACCGTGGGCCAACGAGGGCTACGCCGAGCACATGTCCAAGGCCCGGAAGGATTCCGTCCTTGGCTCCTTTGTTGCTCGTCATGAGCGCGGTCTCAGCACTGCGAGATACCTTCATGCCGAGGAGGGCAAGAAGAGAGTTGAGTGAGGCTGGCATTTGGTTGCGGCTCGACTTCTCTCCATTCGTGGCTCCTATTGTGTGTAATCGAGCCGTTTTTTCAAAGGGAAGACGGCTCTATTGGCCCGAAATTCTACATTCAACCCTTTTTGTCACATTCTTCACTGAATAAGGTCATACAGAAACCTTGTTCAACTACTTCTTTTCCAATGCTGAGCCGGGAGTTATCAGGCCTGGAATGGACATGGCATAGATGTCGTAGCAAATTAACGGCTTGTCTCAAGAACTGAATAATACAACTTTCTCCTTCTGATCCCTCGACTTGCGCGTTTCCTAAAGTGTTTGTCATGTCCTACACATTTTCAAGACTTCGTGACGATAAATAGGTGTCGCACACCATTCACCAATCCACATAAATTAGAGCCAATTTGCGAAGTCTCATTGTGTGGCCCGTCTGACCAATTGTCAATTACAGTCTCTTACTAGAGAAACACGGCTATGCATACCTAATTGAAACAGCTAACACCGAGTGTAGACCGTTTGAAATCTATATGTATTGCATGTTAAGTTTTGATAAGCCCAGAATTGACTTCTTGTTTGTTGGTTTGAGAGAAACTCTATGGGCGACTCGATAAGCACAAGTCTGACCTTCAGGTCTCCAAGTCGAGTTGCATCTCAGCAAGCCATAGTTGGAAACAAAGGAAATAGAACGATTGGGACAGTCGAGAGATCGGCACGAAGCCTTACGGCAGTATGATTGATATTCAACAGTCCCCGCAAAGACGCTGACAACTATGAGGAACTACATCCTCACCCCTTCATATGGGGTAGAGAAACTGCTTATTCTGCAGATCCGTCAGGTCCAAAACCGCCAAATCGACCTTGACCCGGATCGTCTCGCCGCCCTCGTCGACCTGCTCAACCCACCCGTCCCGCTCATCCTCGCTCAGCCCAGCAATATACTCCAACCGCTCCTTGTTCCTCCTCACGAGTATGAACCGGATGATCCACAAAATCACCGGCGTCCCGATCCAGCTCACCGAGATCATGGACGCCCACGCGCCGTAGAACCGCGGCGCGTTGGCCGGCACCCAGATCTGCGGCGACACGAGGTTGCCGACGCTGTACCCCAGCATGAACATGACGTTCCGCGTCAGCTTCTTGGTGTACCCGGCCGCCGTGGACGTCGTCCACCCCAGCGCGATGATGTACGTCACGCCGTACGTCGCCGCCGCGAGGATCAGGCACGCCAGGAGGCCGATCTTGCGGTCCCAGGGGACCGTGACCATCGCGACGCCGCCCGCGACGGCGGGCATGCACCAGAGGGTCCCGTGGAGGGCGAGGTTGCTGGGCCAGCGGCGGAGGGCGAGGGTGGCGACGACGCAGCAGAGGATGCCGAAGGCGCCGCCCGCCGCGGCGACGAGGGTCGAGCCGAGGGGTTTGATGCCGATGGAGGTGGTGATGAGGTTCTTTTGGCCGTAGTTTAGGTTGTTGGAGTACATTAGCGTGAAGGACTGCAGGGCGAAGAGCCAGGATACGGGGTCGCGGAGGGTCTCGACGACCTGTTCGCGCTTGAAGCGCTTTTGCTCGATGGAGCTCTGCTGCGCGGCGTGGACGCGGCGGATGACGTGGATTTTCTCTTCCAAGGTGAGGAAGCGGGCCTCGGCCGGGTTGGAAGGGTACTCGAACCAGACCCAGGCCGCGAGGAAGAGCGTGAGGCCGCCGGTGACGATGTGGAGGAGCTTCCAGGGGAGGACGGGCCCCTCGGCGTAGAGGAGGCCGTAGGAGAGGAAGCCGGTGACGAGGGGCGCGGCCTGGCAGGTGATCCAGAGGACGGGCTGGAGGTAGGACTGCTCGCGGCGGTTGAAGAACATGCCGATTGTGATTTCCATCGCGGGGACGATTGTGGCCTCGGCGgcgccgaggaggaggcggaggaCGATGAGGCCGGCGTAGGAGGTTGCTGTGCAGTGGAGGAAGATGAGGACGGACCAGATGAAGATCGTGATGGCTACGTATTTGCTAAACGGGAGCTTTTGCATGAGGATGTGACCTGGCCATTGGAAGGCTAGGTAGCCTTTGAGGGTTGGGTGTTTGTGTCAGTTTCTCGCTGGAAAGGTTGTTGTGTAGGCGGAAAGGGGATGTGTAGGTGAGTTTTGCTTACCGACGTAGAACATCGTGTTCAAGTTGTTGTATTGGGCTTGTCTGATTCCCGTTTCCTCAAAGAGGCCCAAGATAGCTGCATAACCGAGCGTCGACTTGTCGACCTGGGGAATAAGTCACGGTTAGCTAACTGCTCATCACACAAACCCAGGTTCCATCGCGATCAACTTACAAAAAGCATGATGTTGATGGCCGAGAGGAGAGTCATGACGCGGAGATAGAGCTTCCTACGAATCTTCTTCTCCATCTCGGGCGTCAGGGGACCGAACTCGTCGCCATGCTGCTCGAGGAGTCGCAGCGTCACGTCGGCGTTCTTCTCCGAGACGGTCTTGCCCTTCGACGTAGACGTCACCTTGGGCTCGATCTCTTTCTCGTCGGCCATGACTTGGGTGATTTCGTTGATCGAAAACTACGATCAAGTGCACTTTCGTGAGGTATAAGTGCGCAAAGCCCGAGGAAAAGATTCCATTTAGGCTCCATGCAAAGCATGCTCTCAAAGGGAAGCCATCAGCGAACACCTGCGATCTTTAACCTCGTAGCCTCCATGGCATCAATAACTGTTGTGGGTCCCATCAAAATGTCGTTATCGAAGGATGTGATAGACTATGTTCTTCTTGTCGTCTCATTCTGCGAGGTTAGTGGTGAGCCGGGTCTCGCCAAGCAGCCAATGCGCGATGTCTCTCCGCTATCACGCAATACCCTGCGCCGGTCATCCTCCCGCCCTTCACTCCGAGATTTTACCAACTATTTGAACAGTATTGGGAAATTTCGTGGCATCACTGCACGCATCCAAGCAAGCTACCAGTCTTCCGGTCGGAGCTAGAGCAAGTCTCGTGCAGCGCGCTTGTTGTGCATGGCGTAAAGGCCGATTTCTCGGCCTTAGACAAGGGTCGGAATACGGCCGACGACGCCTCTACATGCATTTTTTGCAGGGACGAGAGTCATTCAAACAGCTGATTCTGGCCATGGAAGAAGGGAAAACCCCTCAGAATTAAGTTTGTTATCAAGTAGCTCTATCTGGAAAGAGTGGGATCACTCTCCCGGCAACCGTTCGGCTCAAAAAGCTCGGTCGACCGGAGGAGAGACTTGGACCAACATCCCGGAAGGCCGACGGCCCCACATCAGCGCCGTCTCCTAAACTTACCTTGACTCACCCTCATACTCTGCAGTGTAGAATCCAAGTATACCTCTACCTGCCCAATCGCCTGCAACAACCCAAGAAAATTACTCAAAGACATTGAGAGTACCACTGGTTCGCGGCCTGGCAAGTATACGGGCTCGCGCAGGCGGTACACCCGCTCCACCCGCTCCCGCCGCATTGGCCCCACCTCGCAACCGTGCACCCTCCGGTCGGCGGCGCGCTCGCCGTCGACGTCGCCGGTGGTGCCGCCGAGGTCTGCGTCGTCGTTCCCGGCTGCGTGGAGCCGCCCTGCGAATGTCAGTCAAGCTCTACTCTTTGAAAGAGAAGGGAAAGAAACGGAGAGCGAAATCACACTCACCGTAATCCCAAACCACTTCAAATCCTCAGCCCCCATAACAGGCACACTATGCCCGACCCCCGTCCCGTAAATCCCCTCCAAGTTCGGCCCGTACACGTACTTTGTATACTGCTCGCTCGGCGTGCCGGGCAGCGTCTGCTGCGGCGTGAGGCTGTACCCGAACACGCCCGTCCACTGCTTGATCGTCTCGTTCCAGTTCTGCGGGTACAGCGTCGTGTCGGCGCTGCCGTGGTAGATTTGCATCCGGGGGCGGCTGCCGCTGTATCCGGGGTACATGTTGAGCGCCGTCTGGGCCCAGGCCTGCTGCGAGGCGATGGACTGGCCCTGGCTGCAGGTCGAGTTCCAGCCGTTGACGGTGCCGGTGTAGAAGCAGCCCGCGGGGACGCCCGAGTAGGCTATGCCGGCGGCGAAGAGCTCTGGGTAGGTTGCTGCCATGACGTTCTAAGTTTGTTAGATTTTAGCAGAATGTCACTTGTTAAGATGAAGAGTCTCTCTCCTTTACTCTATATGTCTTTCGACAAAAGCTACTGTTTGGAAAATAGAAACTCACCGTCATCATCGCCCCCGAAGATGTCCCCGTCACGAATACCTTGCTCTTGTCACCTGCATATTTATCGAGCGTATACGTCACCATGTTCGCAATGGCATTACTGTTTCCGCCGCCGTCATGCGTCAGGGACGCGGTCGAACTGACGTCCCAGCACGTACCAGAGTACGGCGACTCCGGGTAGATGACAATCAGCCCGTAGGTGTCGGCGTACCCTTTGTAGGGCGTGTTGGAGTAGTACGCGCTCGCGGTGCCGGAGCAGTAGTGGATCGCTACGATGATGGGTGGGCTCGCCGCGAGCTTGTCCGGGACGTAGATGTACATCTTTGCGCCCGACGGGTTGGCACCGAAGGAGGTCACCTGTTGGAGGGAGGCGGCGCTCGTGAGGGAGGGCGCGAGGAGGCCTGCGAGAGCCGTGGTTAGGAGGGTGAGAGGCCTCATTGTGAGATTCGATCTTTTTCCCTTTTCTCGCTCTGTTGTAAACTCTAGTGGGTGGGTTTTTGGACCCGAACTTGGTGAAGAACAGCTGTTCTTCGTGTCTTTGGGTGGTAGGCCATGGACATCGTCTTATATATGCAACTTTCCCTTTTAAGGTCTGCGAAAGTGGGTGGCGGACGCAATGATTCCGAAGAATTGCGGGCTAGTGGCTGCGTCGTCACCTCCATCTATCAACAATCTCGGGCGTCTGAAAAGAGACAAAGTCATAAGATTTGCCAGAATTGAGCTGTAGAGCTTCTGACATTCTGATTCGAGTCCCATCAGTGTTGCCCTCGTGAGAGGGTATTCGTCGGTTGTTACTCGACCGTTCGAGGCGGTCGGTCAGCGATTGAAAATCACAAATCTCTTCCGCTTGCGCTTTTGAGCCCAGCCTGCCATTCAAACCTAGTCCGGTCTACGGTATTCATAGAACAAAAAGATTGCGGACCGGATGATGTGTCTGTCTCCGGACCCTGGATTGGGAAGTAGTGACGCTACACGAATGGGGACCCCCAGCGATTCTGCCACTTAGTCTCTGCTACTTCATTCAGTCCAACACTGCGACGTTCCCCATTTCTCGGGTCAACGGAAGTATCGTTTCTAGAAACCGTTCATACGCTGTACAAAGCCCATGATAGCAGGCTGTAAACATTGGAGAAAATCCACGTGGAGGGTGGTGACAGTGAGGTTCCATTTAGCCTGAATGCGGTCAGCAGTTGAGCCTCTCTATAAAGGCTTGCAACCGGGAGTACCTTCACATGAGAAGGGTGTCGTCGTGTATTCGTACGATCCATCCGAGAGAGTAGAATACTCCCTGAGAAGAAGGGTACTCGAGTCAAATTTTCTCTCCTGTCATAAGAGGCACAAGGGGAACGTGGCCGAGGGGTATGAGGGGGGAGTCTTTGTATGAAGCCGAAAGTCCTCGAGCCTTACTCAACCTAATCTTTTGTTCGATTCCCTACAGAGGTCCCCTTTTCTCGTCTCCTTCTCTCCTTTCTTCATTTTCTCTATTTGGGTCTGATCTAAACGGAAACCTTAAGGCCGGGTCCCACTTTGATAGAAACCCAGGCACCGCTACCAGATAGTCATCCCATGAGACGATGATTCGATTCAAGTCAAGGAGAACTACGTTTCTCGACCTTCGCCTAGAGTTTGATCTGACATCGTATAAGCAACTTGTAGACTGGCCTAGTGTGAGAGACCTTCATTGGTGTCTCGTCAACAGTCCCGACATAACTCGTGGATGCGCCTGTTCATGCCTGCCGTCCATTAATCATCGTCAAATCCAGACGCATAAGCGTACCAAGCCAAGCAGGTTCATTAGTACGCGCAAAAGCAAAGTCGTCAACGACAACAAATCCCTGCCGTTCATAGAACCTATTCTCCGTCATTAAAAACAATCACATCGTCTAACGCCACTCCTCTGTCGGACTCACCTGTTCAACTTCTTCTCGTTCCCAGCCCACGCATCAACATAAAGCACCTGCATGCCCTCCTCAACCCCATACTCCTTGGCCCGTCGGATGAGCGCCTCTCCAGCGCCCTTGCGATACCGTCCGGTCCTGTAATCCGTGACAATCACATCGAGGTACACGAAACTGTCCTTCTTCCCCTCCAACT
The DNA window shown above is from Colletotrichum lupini chromosome 7, complete sequence and carries:
- a CDS encoding major facilitator superfamily transporter; the encoded protein is MRPLTLLTTALAGLLAPSLTSAASLQQVTSFGANPSGAKMYIYVPDKLAASPPIIVAIHYCSGTASAYYSNTPYKGYADTYGLIVIYPESPYSGTCWDVSSTASLTHDGGGNSNAIANMVTYTLDKYAGDKSKVFVTGTSSGAMMTNVMAATYPELFAAGIAYSGVPAGCFYTGTVNGWNSTCSQGQSIASQQAWAQTALNMYPGYSGSRPRMQIYHGSADTTLYPQNWNETIKQWTGVFGYSLTPQQTLPGTPSEQYTKYVYGPNLEGIYGTGVGHSVPVMGAEDLKWFGITVRRLHAAGNDDADLGGTTGDVDGERAADRRVHGCEVGPMRRERVERVYRLREPVYLPGREPVFSINEITQVMADEKEIEPKVTSTSKGKTVSEKNADVTLRLLEQHGDEFGPLTPEMEKKIRRKLYLRVMTLLSAINIMLFVDKSTLGYAAILGLFEETGIRQAQYNNLNTMFYVGYLAFQWPGHILMQKLPFSKYVAITIFIWSVLIFLHCTATSYAGLIVLRLLLGAAEATIVPAMEITIGMFFNRREQSYLQPVLWITCQAAPLVTGFLSYGLLYAEGPVLPWKLLHIVTGGLTLFLAAWVWFEYPSNPAEARFLTLEEKIHVIRRVHAAQQSSIEQKRFKREQVVETLRDPVSWLFALQSFTLMYSNNLNYGQKNLITTSIGIKPLGSTLVAAAGGAFGILCCVVATLALRRWPSNLALHGTLWCMPAVAGGVAMVTVPWDRKIGLLACLILAAATYGVTYIIALGWTTSTAAGYTKKLTRNVMFMLGYSVGNLVSPQIWVPANAPRFYGAWASMISVSWIGTPVILWIIRFILVRRNKERLEYIAGLSEDERDGWVEQVDEGGETIRVKVDLAVLDLTDLQNKQFLYPI